A genomic window from Microbacterium sp. H1-D42 includes:
- a CDS encoding LysR family transcriptional regulator — MKDVPELAALELLVAAVRSGSISAAAREAEVAQQSASMRLRNIERMLGLELLQRTTRGVEPTAAGETVAAWAEEVLAAAERFRVGVEMLRDERRRELTVAASQTVAAHLMPAWLVALRERQVREGRTPTAVRLIAGNSEEVATLVRDGAADLGFIESSALPERLSRVAVGVDALVLVVAPGHPWATAGPIAMSDAADAAIVAREAGSGTRQTWEDAVRARLGREPAEPIAVLPTSAAVRSAVANGLAPALLSRLVVADDLQLGRLVEVPIDGYPVSRPITALWRGGVRDLESTSRDLIEVATGG; from the coding sequence ATGAAGGACGTTCCTGAGCTGGCTGCGCTCGAGCTGCTCGTCGCCGCGGTGCGAAGCGGCTCGATCTCGGCCGCGGCTCGTGAGGCCGAGGTGGCCCAGCAGTCGGCGTCGATGCGGCTGCGCAACATCGAGCGGATGCTTGGACTCGAACTGCTGCAGCGCACCACCCGCGGCGTCGAGCCGACGGCCGCGGGGGAGACGGTCGCGGCGTGGGCCGAAGAGGTGCTCGCGGCCGCTGAGCGGTTCCGGGTCGGGGTCGAGATGCTGCGCGATGAGCGTCGGCGTGAGCTCACCGTCGCCGCGAGCCAGACCGTCGCCGCGCACCTGATGCCGGCATGGCTGGTCGCCCTGCGCGAGCGGCAGGTGCGCGAGGGCCGCACGCCGACGGCGGTGCGTCTCATCGCGGGCAACAGCGAAGAGGTCGCGACGCTGGTGCGCGACGGTGCCGCTGACCTTGGTTTCATCGAATCGTCGGCGCTTCCAGAGCGGCTCTCGCGGGTCGCCGTCGGAGTAGATGCCCTCGTGCTGGTGGTCGCTCCGGGGCATCCGTGGGCCACGGCGGGGCCGATCGCGATGTCGGATGCTGCGGATGCGGCGATCGTGGCTCGCGAAGCGGGCAGTGGCACCAGGCAGACGTGGGAGGACGCGGTGCGCGCGCGCCTGGGGCGCGAACCTGCCGAGCCGATTGCAGTGCTGCCGACCTCGGCGGCCGTGCGCTCCGCGGTCGCGAACGGGCTGGCACCTGCGCTGCTTTCACGTCTGGTGGTGGCCGATGACCTGCAGCTCGGGCGGCTGGTGGAGGTGCCGATCGACGGGTATCCCGTGTCGCGGCCGATCACGGCGCTCTGGCGTGGCGGTGTGCGCGACCTGGAATCGACCAGCCGAGACCTGATCGAGGTCGCGACGGGCGGCTGA
- a CDS encoding Ig-like domain-containing protein — protein MKKMMRLGSLLVGAVVVGGLVVAPTEGAQADQSNVYYVDSSVGNDADKGTSPKKPWASLERVNAEVFKPGDEIRFRSGESWAGQLAPQGSGAEGEPIVIGSYGEGGKPLIAAEGLFESAVHLYNQEHWEIGDLEITNTGEEPATSARRGVHIQGEDVGVGDKTQTDLDEVSTLSGIHLHDLYIHDVNGEDEKDADGSAGIQVSVNIAGLTDQQEPSQGDVHQRTTFDDVLIENNVIDTVSRTGIITWTDWKNRDELGEGIGYGDKDLTPFTPLTDVVIRGNTLKNIGGDGITPHMTEDALVERNLVDGFHMTSSGYNVGMWVWNADGTLFQYNEVTGGNTTRDGNAFDFDHGSRGVIYQYNYSHGNDGGALLFCADGRAGGVYDGIFRYNVSQNDYYKLFTICGGANMYNINVHNNVFYVGAGLNTTMLDAQGGRNDITLSNNIFYNLGSGGYTSKPGWTYDSNIYFGNNTPSSSTIPDANAITAEPMLVAPGTASGVDELDGYRLLAGSPALGTGAAIGAGTKDIWGNVMSQSAPNRGVYAGAGELAASTGNLLTNAGFESGRSGWTWWNGTVVRGEAHTGVNAARIAGGQGSVEQTVTGLKSNTTYTLSGSVRTEGGEIRVGVKGHGGQEAHVVGDSAEYTQVSLEFTTGADATSAIVYLYKATPGNTAFGDDFALTEVDLVAPAAPHVAPFAGKVSRTPTFTGTGEPGASIEVTLGGRAVAAGVVAADGTWSATADSQLRPGKHRGSVTQTDAAGNVSPATGVSFIAVPDAALKNGGDDS, from the coding sequence ATGAAGAAAATGATGAGACTCGGCAGCCTGCTTGTCGGCGCCGTCGTCGTCGGCGGATTGGTGGTCGCGCCGACCGAAGGCGCCCAGGCGGATCAGTCGAACGTGTACTACGTCGACTCCTCAGTCGGCAATGATGCCGACAAGGGCACTTCGCCGAAGAAGCCCTGGGCCTCACTCGAGCGGGTGAATGCAGAGGTGTTCAAACCCGGCGACGAGATCCGATTCCGCTCTGGCGAGTCATGGGCCGGCCAGCTGGCCCCGCAGGGGTCGGGCGCGGAGGGCGAGCCGATCGTCATCGGCAGTTACGGTGAGGGCGGCAAGCCGCTGATCGCAGCCGAGGGGCTCTTCGAGAGCGCCGTGCACCTGTACAACCAGGAGCACTGGGAGATCGGCGATCTCGAGATCACGAACACCGGCGAGGAGCCTGCGACATCGGCGCGCCGTGGTGTGCACATTCAGGGTGAAGATGTCGGAGTCGGCGACAAGACGCAGACCGACCTTGACGAGGTGTCCACTCTCTCGGGCATCCACCTGCACGACCTGTACATCCACGACGTCAACGGGGAGGACGAGAAGGATGCCGACGGCAGTGCCGGCATCCAGGTGAGCGTCAACATCGCCGGGCTCACCGACCAGCAGGAGCCGTCTCAGGGAGACGTGCATCAGCGCACGACGTTCGATGACGTCCTCATCGAGAACAACGTCATCGACACCGTCTCGCGCACGGGCATCATCACGTGGACCGATTGGAAGAACCGCGACGAGCTCGGGGAGGGCATCGGCTACGGCGACAAGGACCTCACGCCGTTCACGCCTCTGACCGACGTGGTGATCCGTGGCAACACCCTCAAGAACATCGGCGGCGACGGCATCACTCCGCACATGACCGAGGATGCTCTCGTCGAGCGCAACCTCGTCGACGGCTTTCACATGACATCGTCGGGCTACAACGTCGGCATGTGGGTCTGGAATGCCGACGGCACGCTGTTCCAGTACAACGAGGTGACCGGCGGCAACACGACCCGCGACGGCAACGCCTTCGATTTCGATCACGGCTCGCGCGGCGTCATCTACCAGTACAACTACAGTCACGGCAACGACGGCGGTGCGCTGCTGTTCTGCGCCGACGGTCGCGCTGGCGGAGTGTACGACGGCATCTTCCGCTACAACGTCAGCCAGAACGACTACTACAAGCTGTTCACCATCTGCGGCGGCGCGAACATGTACAACATCAACGTGCACAACAACGTCTTCTACGTCGGCGCGGGCTTGAACACGACGATGCTCGACGCCCAGGGTGGACGCAACGACATCACACTGAGCAACAACATCTTCTACAACCTCGGTTCGGGCGGCTACACCAGCAAGCCGGGCTGGACGTACGACAGCAACATCTACTTCGGCAACAACACGCCCTCGTCGTCGACGATCCCGGACGCGAATGCCATCACTGCCGAGCCGATGCTGGTCGCTCCCGGCACCGCATCCGGTGTGGATGAGCTGGACGGTTACCGACTCCTCGCAGGTTCCCCGGCACTCGGCACCGGAGCGGCGATCGGTGCGGGGACGAAGGACATCTGGGGCAACGTCATGTCGCAGAGCGCCCCGAATCGCGGCGTGTACGCCGGTGCCGGCGAGCTTGCAGCATCCACCGGGAATCTCCTGACGAACGCCGGCTTCGAGTCGGGGCGCTCGGGGTGGACATGGTGGAACGGCACTGTGGTCCGCGGCGAGGCGCACACCGGTGTGAACGCCGCCCGCATCGCCGGCGGGCAGGGTTCTGTCGAGCAGACCGTGACCGGCTTGAAGTCGAATACGACCTATACGCTGTCCGGGTCGGTTCGCACCGAGGGCGGAGAGATCCGGGTGGGGGTGAAGGGCCACGGCGGCCAGGAAGCGCATGTCGTCGGCGACTCGGCCGAATACACGCAGGTGTCGCTCGAGTTCACCACCGGTGCCGACGCGACCTCGGCGATCGTCTACCTGTACAAGGCGACCCCGGGCAACACCGCCTTCGGCGACGACTTCGCGCTGACCGAGGTCGACCTCGTGGCACCGGCCGCACCGCACGTGGCGCCGTTCGCCGGCAAGGTGTCGCGCACCCCGACGTTCACGGGCACGGGCGAGCCCGGTGCGAGCATCGAGGTGACCTTGGGAGGGCGCGCCGTCGCCGCCGGCGTCGTGGCCGCCGACGGCACCTGGAGTGCAACCGCCGACTCGCAGCTGCGTCCGGGCAAGCACCGTGGCTCGGTGACGCAGACGGACGCCGCAGGCAACGTGTCACCGGCAACCGGCGTCTCCTTCATCGCGGTTCCCGACGCCGCGTTGAAGAACGGCGGCGACGACTCCTGA
- a CDS encoding nucleotidyltransferase domain-containing protein — translation MDLGSPLRTLIPSLDSAVLEVLARSEQPQSASAIWRASSRGTRAGQLPVLNRLVQHGLVNAFPAATGHLYALNHDHVLVDAVLAAADARVRLVGRLRERLQQLDPPPLHAFLFGSFARGEADDHSDIDLAVIVADTVDPRSDEWRTQAGATADDVGRWTGNSLQVLSFTARKVRELIATGEPIVQNWRDDGLRLIGDDPSVLLNRKASS, via the coding sequence ATGGATCTCGGCTCGCCGCTTCGCACGCTCATCCCGAGCCTCGATTCCGCCGTGCTTGAAGTCCTCGCCCGCTCGGAGCAGCCGCAGAGCGCGTCGGCGATCTGGAGAGCCAGCTCGCGCGGAACACGCGCAGGACAGCTGCCAGTACTCAACCGACTCGTCCAGCATGGCCTCGTCAACGCCTTCCCGGCGGCAACCGGCCATCTCTACGCGCTGAACCACGACCACGTGCTCGTCGATGCGGTGCTGGCCGCCGCTGACGCGAGGGTCCGCCTTGTGGGCAGACTACGCGAGCGTCTGCAGCAATTGGATCCTCCACCGTTGCACGCGTTCCTCTTCGGCTCATTCGCCCGGGGCGAGGCGGACGATCACAGCGACATCGACCTCGCTGTGATCGTGGCAGACACCGTCGATCCCCGCTCCGACGAATGGCGGACACAGGCGGGAGCTACCGCAGACGACGTAGGGCGATGGACAGGCAATAGCCTGCAGGTCCTGAGCTTCACGGCCCGGAAGGTCAGGGAGCTCATCGCTACGGGGGAGCCGATTGTCCAGAATTGGCGGGATGACGGGCTCCGCCTCATCGGAGACGACCCGAGCGTCCTGCTGAACCGGAAGGCATCGAGTTGA
- a CDS encoding putative sulfate exporter family transporter, protein MVQFSPAQTLPARLTRRGGDVLPGVLLTGGIALISTGIGTVVPVLGSAVPAIVIGVLLSLVRGRMLERDESGTGFARLDGRLQPGIQYSGKFLLQLAVVLLGAQLSLTSIAEVGLESLPVMLTTLAVCLVAAWALGRMLRIEGRLTTLIGVGTGICGASAIAAVAPVIGAVGAEVAYAVSTIFLFNILAVILFPLLGHALNLDPHTFGLLTGTAVNDTSSVVAAASVYSTAALGFAVVVKLVRTLMIIPISIGLSVIEAWKHDDGKPMNAKRIAKLVPWFLIGFLIVAVVNSTGIIPDGPRDVLVQASVFLIAMALAGIGLSTDIPALRRAGLRPLLLGAILWILVTTTALLTIWATQGLG, encoded by the coding sequence ATGGTGCAGTTCTCACCCGCTCAGACCCTGCCCGCCCGGCTCACCCGACGAGGCGGTGACGTGCTGCCCGGCGTGCTCCTCACGGGAGGAATCGCCCTGATCTCCACGGGCATCGGCACGGTCGTTCCGGTGCTCGGCTCGGCCGTGCCTGCCATCGTCATCGGGGTGCTGCTGTCGCTCGTGCGAGGTCGGATGCTGGAGCGCGACGAGTCCGGCACCGGATTCGCCCGCCTCGACGGACGGCTGCAGCCGGGCATCCAGTACTCGGGCAAGTTCCTGCTGCAGCTGGCCGTCGTCCTGCTCGGCGCGCAGCTGTCGCTGACCAGCATCGCCGAGGTCGGGCTGGAGTCCCTGCCGGTGATGCTGACGACGCTGGCCGTCTGCCTGGTGGCGGCGTGGGCGCTGGGTCGGATGCTGCGCATCGAGGGCCGGCTGACCACCCTCATCGGTGTCGGGACCGGCATCTGCGGGGCATCCGCCATCGCCGCCGTCGCTCCGGTGATCGGCGCGGTCGGGGCAGAGGTCGCGTACGCGGTGTCGACGATCTTCCTGTTCAACATCCTCGCGGTGATCCTGTTCCCGCTCCTAGGGCATGCGCTGAACCTCGACCCGCACACGTTCGGGCTGCTCACCGGGACGGCGGTGAACGACACCAGCTCGGTGGTCGCCGCAGCCAGCGTCTACAGCACTGCAGCGCTGGGGTTCGCCGTCGTGGTGAAACTCGTGCGCACCCTGATGATCATCCCGATCAGCATCGGGCTGTCGGTGATCGAGGCGTGGAAACACGACGACGGCAAGCCGATGAACGCCAAGCGGATCGCGAAGCTCGTGCCGTGGTTCCTGATCGGGTTCCTCATCGTCGCCGTCGTGAATTCGACCGGCATCATCCCGGACGGGCCGCGCGACGTGCTCGTGCAGGCGAGCGTGTTCCTCATCGCGATGGCGCTGGCCGGCATCGGGCTCTCGACGGATATCCCGGCGCTGCGTCGCGCCGGCCTGCGGCCGCTGCTGCTCGGCGCGATCCTGTGGATCCTGGTGACGACCACCGCCCTGCTGACGATCTGGGCGACCCAGGGCTTGGGGTGA
- a CDS encoding aminotransferase class I/II-fold pyridoxal phosphate-dependent enzyme — MNTAETTHTFDAITQDDLRRAGSVKWTRFPDTIGTFIAEMDFGVAPAISQAITEALADGLTGYLPKPKADALQAATARWYAEHYDWNVPAADVRLVSDVIVAYEFAITTYTQPGAAVIVPTPAYMPFLDVPQRHGRRVIEVPSVEIDGRWTMDLDAVAAAFADGGELLVLCNPHNPLGTVATRDELLAIAKTVSDAGGRVFSDEIHAPLVYAPATHIPYASVSDAAAAHTLTATSASKAWNLAGFKCAQLILSSDETRDAWEADGGWAGHGTATIGVLAQLAAYTGGEPWLQEVTAYLDGNRRELAELVAEHLPGVKVTMPEGTYIALLDFRATGVTGDLGAWFREHAGVSMTDGAACGQAAIGYTRFVFATPRPIIREAILRIARALEARAAV, encoded by the coding sequence ATGAACACCGCCGAGACCACGCACACGTTCGACGCCATCACCCAGGACGACCTGCGGCGGGCCGGCAGTGTGAAGTGGACGCGGTTCCCCGACACGATCGGCACCTTCATCGCCGAGATGGACTTCGGGGTCGCCCCGGCCATCTCGCAGGCGATCACTGAAGCGCTCGCCGACGGGCTCACCGGATACCTGCCGAAGCCCAAGGCCGACGCCCTGCAGGCGGCGACGGCACGCTGGTACGCCGAGCACTACGACTGGAATGTGCCCGCAGCCGACGTGCGCCTGGTCTCGGACGTGATCGTCGCGTACGAGTTCGCCATCACGACCTACACGCAGCCCGGCGCCGCGGTGATCGTGCCGACACCGGCGTACATGCCGTTCCTCGACGTGCCGCAGCGCCACGGACGCCGCGTCATCGAGGTGCCGAGCGTCGAGATCGACGGACGCTGGACGATGGACCTCGACGCCGTCGCCGCCGCATTCGCCGATGGCGGCGAGCTGCTCGTGCTGTGCAACCCGCACAACCCGCTTGGCACAGTCGCGACGCGCGACGAGCTGCTCGCGATCGCGAAGACGGTGTCGGATGCCGGTGGCCGGGTGTTCTCGGACGAGATCCACGCGCCGCTCGTCTACGCCCCGGCCACGCACATCCCATACGCGTCGGTGTCGGATGCTGCCGCAGCGCACACGCTGACTGCGACGTCCGCATCGAAGGCATGGAACCTGGCGGGCTTCAAGTGCGCGCAGCTGATCCTCTCGAGTGACGAGACCCGCGATGCCTGGGAGGCGGACGGCGGTTGGGCTGGTCATGGCACGGCGACGATCGGCGTGCTGGCACAGCTGGCCGCGTACACCGGTGGGGAGCCGTGGCTGCAGGAGGTCACCGCGTACCTCGACGGCAACCGCCGCGAGCTCGCCGAACTGGTCGCCGAGCACCTGCCCGGCGTGAAGGTGACGATGCCGGAGGGCACCTACATCGCGCTGCTCGACTTCCGCGCGACGGGGGTGACGGGCGACCTCGGCGCGTGGTTCCGCGAGCATGCGGGCGTGTCGATGACCGATGGCGCCGCATGTGGCCAGGCGGCGATCGGATACACGCGTTTCGTGTTCGCGACGCCGCGGCCGATCATCCGCGAAGCGATCCTGCGCATCGCGCGGGCACTCGAGGCCCGCGCGGCGGTGTGA
- a CDS encoding ATP-dependent helicase, translated as MTETSVVEESDALAGLDAAQLQAVEHGDGPLVIAAGAGTGKTRVLTSRVARLLEAGVAPERILLLTFTRRAAASMISRAAALCGDAQAAQRIAGGTFHAVAHRIIAEHAQHLGLADVTVLDPDDVIDLLDLLRSEFGLDGAAQDGAAAKRLPTTRTIADICSRAINTGTPARKVIDEQFPWALEHADAILALLRHYSIRKRERGLLDLDDLLIAWRALVRDPDVGARLRARWDWVLVDEYQDVNSLQVDIVRGLAPDGRGLTVVGDDAQAIYGFRGASAGHLLDLAAAFSDATLVRLERNFRSTQPILDLANEVRPGELGLRLRADRPDPGIRPSLVVCRNADDEARTVADRILAAHADGMPLREQAVLMRTGSHSALLEVELKVRNIPFHKFGGIGYLETSHVRDLLASFRVVLNPSDEVSWYRLLTRHRAIGKVSARSLAGILADGGIDRASDAVAAAPAKARTGLATTLSQLGAVDSTTTVPELVEACRGAVDPLLRAHYPDWQRRITDVDGIAEAAARQSDLRSFVSEQAIDPVNVAGDWAKKPHLDEDWVTLSTIHSAKGLEFSSVHVIRSCDGAMPSDMALSSSAGLVEEQRLFYVALTRARDTLDVYAPSRLPTHPTSFLARHVIAKPSRFLTEAARGLMDAVDTSASDERVLEPVGAPAIAGPRVRLDEFDDLFA; from the coding sequence GTGACAGAGACCTCCGTTGTGGAAGAGAGTGATGCACTCGCCGGGCTCGACGCGGCACAGCTGCAGGCCGTCGAACACGGCGACGGCCCGCTCGTGATCGCGGCGGGAGCGGGTACGGGCAAGACCCGTGTGCTGACCTCGCGGGTCGCGCGACTGCTCGAGGCGGGGGTCGCGCCTGAGCGGATCCTGCTGCTGACGTTCACCCGGCGGGCGGCCGCATCGATGATCTCGCGGGCTGCCGCGCTGTGCGGCGATGCGCAAGCGGCGCAGCGGATCGCCGGTGGCACGTTCCACGCCGTCGCGCACCGGATCATCGCCGAGCACGCGCAGCACCTCGGGCTCGCGGATGTCACCGTGCTCGACCCGGACGATGTGATCGACCTTCTCGACCTGCTGCGCAGTGAATTCGGACTCGACGGTGCTGCTCAGGACGGTGCTGCGGCGAAGCGCCTGCCGACGACACGCACGATCGCCGACATCTGCTCCCGTGCGATCAACACCGGCACACCCGCACGGAAGGTGATCGACGAGCAGTTCCCTTGGGCGCTGGAGCATGCGGATGCCATCCTCGCCCTGCTGCGGCACTACAGCATCCGAAAGCGCGAGCGCGGTCTGCTCGACCTCGACGACCTGCTCATCGCATGGCGGGCGCTCGTGCGCGACCCGGACGTCGGGGCGCGCCTGCGCGCGCGGTGGGACTGGGTGCTCGTCGACGAGTATCAGGACGTCAACAGCCTGCAGGTCGACATCGTGCGCGGTCTCGCCCCGGACGGCCGCGGGCTGACCGTCGTCGGCGATGACGCGCAGGCGATCTACGGGTTCCGCGGCGCGAGTGCCGGGCATCTGCTCGACCTTGCGGCGGCGTTCTCGGATGCCACGCTGGTGCGACTGGAGCGCAACTTCCGCTCCACGCAGCCGATCCTCGATCTCGCGAACGAGGTGCGCCCTGGCGAGCTCGGGCTGCGGCTGCGCGCGGACCGGCCCGATCCGGGCATCCGACCGTCTCTCGTCGTCTGTCGCAACGCGGATGACGAGGCGCGCACGGTCGCCGATCGCATCCTCGCGGCGCACGCCGACGGCATGCCGCTGCGTGAGCAGGCCGTGCTGATGCGCACCGGGTCGCACAGCGCGCTGCTCGAGGTCGAGCTGAAGGTGCGGAACATCCCGTTCCACAAGTTCGGGGGCATCGGGTATCTCGAGACCTCGCATGTGCGTGATCTGCTGGCGAGCTTCCGGGTGGTGCTGAATCCGTCCGATGAGGTCTCCTGGTACCGGCTGCTGACGCGGCACCGTGCGATCGGCAAGGTGTCGGCCCGCTCGCTGGCGGGGATCCTCGCCGACGGTGGCATCGATCGGGCGTCGGATGCTGTCGCCGCAGCCCCCGCGAAGGCCCGCACCGGTCTTGCGACCACGCTGTCGCAGCTCGGTGCGGTGGATTCCACGACGACGGTTCCGGAGCTGGTGGAGGCGTGCCGCGGGGCGGTGGATCCTCTGCTGCGGGCGCACTATCCGGACTGGCAGCGCCGCATTACCGATGTCGACGGCATCGCCGAGGCAGCAGCCCGGCAGTCGGATCTGCGGTCGTTCGTCAGCGAGCAGGCGATCGATCCGGTGAACGTCGCCGGCGACTGGGCGAAGAAGCCGCACCTCGACGAGGACTGGGTGACGCTGTCGACGATCCACTCCGCGAAGGGGCTGGAGTTCAGCTCCGTGCACGTGATCCGCTCGTGCGATGGCGCGATGCCCTCCGACATGGCGCTGTCGTCATCCGCGGGGCTGGTCGAGGAGCAGCGGCTGTTCTATGTGGCGCTCACGCGCGCCCGCGACACGCTCGACGTTTACGCCCCGTCCCGGCTGCCGACGCACCCCACGTCGTTCCTCGCCCGACATGTGATCGCGAAGCCGAGCCGGTTCCTGACCGAGGCTGCCCGAGGGCTGATGGATGCCGTCGACACCAGTGCATCCGACGAGCGCGTGCTCGAGCCAGTGGGGGCGCCGGCGATCGCGGGGCCGCGCGTGCGGCTCGACGAGTTCGATGACCTGTTCGCTTAG